One segment of Acidianus sp. HS-5 DNA contains the following:
- a CDS encoding carbon-nitrogen hydrolase family protein — MLISLTYLKLKEMSRKHNIEKAKKLIKTAKERGAKLIILPSLFPVGNTFELYNNEKKMRSVVKNLAEKIPGNSTDILVKLAMEGEIHLIAGPLLEQAGPKIFLTTLVISPDGEIIGKYRKIMMSEKDVKLGISGGKEPIYVVLDKKYGVVSEDDLFSPEISRILALGGSQLIIGTTRPVNKKQDLIKYVAITRSIENGVSYLINGEMIENEDGEIVGYTPTFIATPESLVYKEAEDEDSIVLVESSMIIQNKEGMNARLNGIESIIYGLCKSIKKTKLNEKPIPKPEG; from the coding sequence ATGCTAATCTCGTTAACGTATTTAAAACTGAAAGAAATGTCTAGAAAGCATAATATTGAAAAAGCAAAGAAACTAATAAAAACTGCAAAAGAAAGGGGAGCAAAATTAATTATACTTCCTTCATTATTTCCTGTCGGTAACACATTCGAGTTGTATAATAATGAAAAGAAAATGAGAAGCGTTGTAAAGAATTTAGCCGAGAAAATTCCAGGTAACTCTACTGATATCTTAGTAAAGCTAGCTATGGAAGGAGAGATTCACTTAATAGCAGGTCCTTTATTAGAGCAAGCAGGGCCAAAAATATTTCTAACAACGCTAGTCATATCTCCTGATGGAGAAATAATAGGTAAGTATAGGAAAATAATGATGTCAGAAAAAGATGTAAAATTGGGTATATCTGGTGGAAAAGAGCCTATTTATGTAGTTTTGGATAAAAAGTACGGTGTAGTATCTGAGGACGATTTATTTTCGCCAGAAATTAGTAGAATTTTAGCACTAGGAGGTTCACAATTGATAATAGGTACTACTAGGCCTGTTAATAAAAAACAAGATTTAATAAAATATGTAGCAATAACTAGGAGTATTGAAAATGGAGTTTCTTATTTAATTAACGGAGAAATGATAGAAAACGAAGATGGGGAAATAGTAGGATATACACCCACGTTCATAGCTACTCCTGAGTCTTTAGTGTATAAGGAAGCAGAAGATGAGGATTCTATAGTCTTGGTAGAAAGTTCAATGATAATACAAAATAAGGAAGGAATGAATGCTAGATTAAATGGAATAGAATCAATAATTTACGGACTCTGTAAAAGCATTAAAAAGACAAAGTTAAATGAAAAACCTATTCCTAAGCCTGAGGGTTAA